A stretch of the Corynebacterium maris DSM 45190 genome encodes the following:
- the leuD gene encoding 3-isopropylmalate dehydratase small subunit: MEKFTTHTGVGVPLQASNVDTDQIIPAVYLKRVTRTGFDDGLFAQWRKQSDFVLNQDVYKNGSVLVTGPDFGTGSSREHAVWALMDYGFRVVLSPRFADIFRGNSGKAGLVAGVMEESDIELLWKQMEQEPGLELTVNLAERSVTAGGNVYSFEIDDYTQWRLMEGLDDIGLTLRKEDEITSYEATRPSFKPAVAGAGK, encoded by the coding sequence ATGGAAAAGTTCACCACCCACACCGGCGTCGGCGTGCCGCTGCAGGCCTCCAACGTCGATACCGATCAGATCATCCCGGCCGTCTACCTCAAGCGCGTCACCCGCACCGGCTTTGACGACGGCCTGTTCGCGCAGTGGCGTAAGCAGTCCGACTTCGTCCTCAACCAGGACGTCTACAAGAATGGCTCTGTCCTGGTCACCGGCCCCGACTTCGGCACCGGCTCCTCCCGCGAGCACGCCGTCTGGGCGCTGATGGACTACGGCTTCCGCGTCGTGCTCTCCCCGCGCTTCGCCGACATTTTCCGTGGCAACTCCGGCAAGGCCGGCCTCGTCGCGGGTGTGATGGAGGAGTCGGACATCGAATTGCTGTGGAAGCAGATGGAGCAGGAACCCGGCCTCGAGCTGACGGTGAACCTGGCGGAGCGTTCCGTCACCGCCGGCGGCAACGTCTACTCCTTCGAGATCGACGACTACACGCAGTGGCGCCTGATGGAAGGCCTCGACGACATCGGGCTGACCCTGCGCAAGGAAGACGAGATCACCTCCTACGAGGCCACCCGCCCGTCCTTCAAGCCGGCCGTCGCTGGCGCCGGCAAGTAG
- the leuC gene encoding 3-isopropylmalate dehydratase large subunit → MTEKLTLAEKVWRDHVITRGDNGEPDLIYIDFQLLHEVTSPQAFDGLRMAGREMRRPDLHLATEDHNVPTEGIVSGSLLEIREQTSRTQVETLRKNCEEFGVRLHPMGDINQGIVHTVGPQLGITQPGMTIVCGDSHTSTHGAFGSMAFGIGTSEVEHVMATQTLSLKPFKTMAVEVSGELQPGVTSKDIILAIIAKIGTGGGQGHVIEFRGEAIEKLSMEARMTICNMSIEAGARAGMIAPDQKTFDYVEGREFAPKGADWDAAVEYWKTLPTDEGAAFDTVVHLDADELTPFVTWGTNPGQGIPLGDDIPGPEDFGDDSAKVAAAKALEYMGLEAGTPMRDVKIDTVFLGSCTNSRIEDLRAAAEVVDGKKIAADTRMLVVPSSAQVKAQAEEEGLDKVFTEFGAEWRTAGCSMCLGMNPDQLAPGERSASTSNRNFEGRQGPGGRTHLVSPLVAAATAVTGHLASPADL, encoded by the coding sequence ATGACCGAGAAGCTCACTCTCGCCGAGAAGGTGTGGCGCGACCACGTCATCACCCGGGGCGACAACGGCGAACCCGACTTGATTTACATTGACTTCCAGCTGCTCCACGAGGTCACCAGCCCCCAGGCCTTCGACGGTCTGCGCATGGCCGGGCGCGAGATGCGTCGCCCGGACCTGCACCTGGCCACCGAGGACCACAACGTGCCCACCGAGGGCATCGTCTCCGGCTCGCTGCTGGAGATCCGCGAGCAGACCTCGCGCACCCAGGTCGAGACCCTGCGCAAGAACTGTGAAGAGTTCGGCGTGCGCCTGCACCCCATGGGCGACATCAACCAGGGCATCGTGCACACCGTCGGCCCGCAGCTGGGCATCACTCAGCCGGGCATGACCATCGTCTGTGGCGACTCGCACACCTCCACCCACGGCGCGTTCGGCTCCATGGCCTTCGGCATCGGCACCTCCGAGGTCGAGCACGTCATGGCCACCCAGACGCTGTCGCTCAAGCCCTTCAAGACGATGGCCGTCGAGGTCTCCGGCGAACTGCAGCCGGGCGTGACCAGCAAGGACATCATCCTGGCGATCATCGCCAAGATCGGCACCGGCGGCGGCCAGGGCCACGTCATCGAGTTCCGCGGCGAGGCCATCGAAAAGCTGTCGATGGAAGCACGCATGACCATCTGCAACATGTCCATCGAGGCCGGCGCCCGCGCGGGCATGATCGCACCGGACCAGAAGACCTTCGACTACGTCGAGGGCCGCGAGTTCGCCCCGAAGGGCGCTGACTGGGACGCCGCCGTCGAGTACTGGAAGACCCTGCCCACCGACGAGGGCGCCGCGTTCGACACCGTCGTGCACCTGGACGCCGATGAGCTCACCCCGTTCGTCACCTGGGGCACCAACCCGGGCCAGGGCATCCCGCTGGGCGACGACATCCCGGGCCCGGAGGACTTCGGCGACGACTCCGCCAAGGTCGCCGCCGCAAAGGCCCTGGAGTACATGGGCCTGGAGGCCGGCACCCCGATGCGCGACGTCAAGATCGACACCGTCTTCCTGGGCTCCTGCACCAACTCCCGCATCGAAGACCTGCGCGCCGCCGCAGAAGTCGTCGACGGCAAGAAGATCGCCGCCGACACCCGCATGCTCGTCGTGCCGTCGTCCGCGCAGGTCAAGGCGCAGGCCGAGGAAGAAGGCCTGGACAAGGTCTTCACCGAGTTCGGCGCCGAGTGGCGCACCGCGGGCTGCTCGATGTGCCTGGGCATGAACCCGGACCAGCTGGCCCCGGGCGAGCGCTCCGCCTCGACGTCCAACCGCAACTTCGAGGGCCGCCAGGGCCCGGGCGGACGTACCCACCTGGTGTCCCCGCTGGTCGCCGCCGCCACGGCCGTGACCGGTCACCTCGCCAGCCCCGCCGACCTGTAA
- a CDS encoding DAK2 domain-containing protein — MSHPIEFDGPRLHSWASRAVAELSAQRDAINALNVFPVPDSDTGSNMTHTMQAALAEVETLPDSRRDDIAEVTKALAVGSVRGARGNSGIVLSQVLRGLSEAAVHERVDASVLTRTLEIAVTLVNRAIADPVEGTVVTVLRAAAVAARHAVDEGADLRATAAAAVDAARIALAQTPSQLEVLREAGVVDAGGAGLVILLETLSAEIEGAPSKTAFSGWSDSVAGESPVSHGSPGELEVMFYFQGDLDALAATIDPLGDSLLIARAAEDAGTVHIHTSDAGTVIEAAYGLGAVSRLRLEVLPGAPKIDQPARLIVALTPPGEIASLYRRVGAEVVEIELELEEDADYDPVGEILGRIRASGADEIILLPNGLLNRRQLAAVDKATHAFDQSITLLPTSRLVSGLAALTVHDSEQPLATSAYAMSEAASAMRTAVAVRAERAALTSAGACAKGDLLVEAHGQILQIAETIDGAVLGAAKHLLGAGGEQISVITDADLDPEALSEALHVDVMVYPGEGLGVTAEIGVE; from the coding sequence ATGTCCCATCCGATCGAGTTTGACGGCCCCCGCCTGCACAGCTGGGCGTCTCGTGCGGTGGCGGAGTTGTCCGCCCAGCGCGACGCCATCAACGCGCTCAACGTGTTTCCGGTGCCCGACTCGGACACCGGCTCCAACATGACGCACACGATGCAGGCGGCGTTGGCGGAGGTGGAGACGCTGCCTGACTCGCGGCGCGACGACATCGCCGAGGTGACCAAGGCGCTGGCGGTGGGCAGCGTTCGGGGGGCGCGCGGGAATTCCGGGATCGTGCTCTCGCAGGTGTTGCGCGGCCTGTCTGAGGCGGCGGTGCATGAGCGTGTCGACGCCAGCGTGCTGACCCGCACCCTGGAGATCGCGGTGACGCTGGTGAACCGGGCGATCGCGGACCCGGTGGAAGGGACCGTGGTCACGGTGTTGCGTGCGGCGGCCGTCGCCGCCCGTCACGCCGTGGATGAGGGCGCCGATCTGCGGGCGACCGCCGCGGCGGCCGTGGACGCCGCCCGGATCGCCCTGGCGCAGACGCCGTCGCAGTTGGAGGTGCTGCGCGAGGCCGGGGTCGTCGACGCGGGGGGAGCGGGCCTGGTCATCCTGCTGGAGACCCTGTCGGCGGAAATCGAGGGCGCGCCGTCGAAGACCGCGTTCAGCGGTTGGTCAGACTCTGTCGCCGGGGAGTCCCCCGTGTCCCACGGCAGTCCCGGTGAGCTGGAGGTCATGTTTTACTTCCAGGGTGATCTCGACGCGCTGGCCGCCACGATCGACCCGCTCGGTGACAGCTTGTTGATCGCCCGCGCCGCGGAGGACGCCGGCACCGTCCACATCCACACTTCGGATGCCGGCACCGTCATCGAGGCGGCCTACGGCCTGGGGGCGGTCAGCCGGCTGCGTCTGGAGGTCTTGCCCGGCGCCCCGAAGATCGACCAGCCCGCCCGCCTGATCGTCGCGCTGACCCCGCCCGGGGAAATCGCGTCGCTGTACCGGCGCGTCGGGGCGGAGGTCGTGGAGATCGAGCTCGAGCTCGAGGAGGACGCCGACTACGACCCCGTCGGCGAGATCCTCGGCCGCATCCGCGCGTCCGGGGCCGACGAGATCATCCTGTTGCCCAACGGGCTGCTCAACCGGCGGCAGTTGGCGGCGGTGGACAAGGCGACGCACGCCTTCGACCAGTCGATCACCCTGTTGCCGACCAGCCGGTTGGTCTCCGGCCTGGCGGCGTTGACGGTGCACGATTCCGAGCAGCCGCTGGCGACCTCCGCCTACGCCATGTCCGAGGCAGCCTCCGCGATGCGCACCGCCGTCGCCGTGCGCGCCGAACGCGCCGCGTTGACCTCCGCGGGCGCATGCGCGAAGGGGGATCTGCTCGTCGAGGCCCACGGCCAGATCCTGCAGATCGCCGAAACCATCGACGGCGCCGTCCTAGGCGCGGCCAAGCACCTGCTGGGCGCCGGTGGGGAACAGATCAGCGTCATCACGGACGCCGACCTCGACCCCGAGGCACTGTCCGAGGCGCTGCACGTCGACGTCATGGTCTACCCGGGCGAAGGACTCGGGGTCACCGCCGAGATCGGGGTGGAGTAG
- a CDS encoding NAD(P)H-dependent glycerol-3-phosphate dehydrogenase gives MVNVAVMGAGSWGTTLAKVFADAGNPVRLWARRPELAEAIADTRINVDYLPGLRLPDSVLPTADAAEALGDAHVVVFAVPSQTMRGNLSDWRDLLPADATLVSISKGIEADTHLRMSEVIAETTGVDTDRIAVLSGPNLAKEIAAEQPAATVIACADEDRAKLVQAAAATGYLRPYTNVDVIGCEIGGACKNVIALACGIAAGKGLGDNTLATLITRGLAEITRLGVALGADTRTFSGLAGLGDLVATCVSPLSRNRSFGARLGEGGTLAEAKKATHGQVAEGVISSRSIFQLAKAQGVEMPITEAVYAVCHEGVDVDTTVVALMGRSKKAE, from the coding sequence ATGGTCAACGTCGCGGTGATGGGCGCCGGTTCCTGGGGTACCACGCTGGCCAAGGTTTTCGCCGACGCCGGCAACCCCGTCCGGCTCTGGGCGCGACGCCCCGAGCTGGCGGAGGCGATCGCCGACACCCGGATCAACGTCGACTACCTGCCCGGGCTGCGTCTGCCGGATTCCGTGCTGCCCACCGCCGACGCCGCCGAGGCCTTAGGCGACGCCCACGTGGTCGTCTTCGCCGTGCCGAGCCAGACGATGCGTGGCAACCTCTCTGACTGGCGCGACCTGCTGCCCGCCGACGCCACGCTGGTCTCGATCTCCAAGGGCATCGAGGCAGACACGCACCTGCGCATGAGCGAGGTCATCGCCGAGACCACCGGGGTGGATACCGACCGTATCGCGGTGCTCTCCGGCCCGAACCTGGCCAAGGAGATCGCCGCCGAACAGCCCGCCGCCACCGTCATCGCCTGCGCCGACGAAGATCGCGCCAAACTCGTCCAGGCGGCCGCGGCCACCGGTTACCTGCGCCCGTACACCAACGTCGACGTCATCGGCTGTGAAATCGGCGGCGCCTGCAAAAACGTCATCGCCTTAGCCTGCGGCATCGCCGCGGGCAAGGGCTTAGGCGACAACACGCTGGCCACCCTGATCACCCGCGGGCTGGCGGAGATCACCCGGCTGGGCGTGGCCCTGGGCGCCGACACCCGCACCTTCTCCGGGCTCGCGGGCCTGGGCGACCTGGTGGCCACGTGCGTGTCCCCGCTGTCGCGCAACCGCTCCTTCGGCGCCCGCCTCGGCGAAGGCGGCACGCTGGCGGAGGCGAAGAAAGCCACCCACGGGCAAGTCGCCGAAGGCGTGATCTCCTCCCGCTCCATCTTCCAGTTGGCGAAGGCCCAAGGCGTCGAAATGCCCATCACGGAGGCGGTCTACGCCGTCTGCCACGAAGGGGTGGACGTGGACACCACCGTGGTGGCTCTGATGGGTCGGTCCAAGAAAGCGGAGTAA
- a CDS encoding D-alanine--D-alanine ligase family protein: MVVSEATNRIRVAVVYGGRSPEHSVSCISAGAIMSHLDPDRYEVIPVGITRDGVWTVGESDYTELAAKGRELPEVTLYDELSLSLNQRSEIHNTTTGTLHAQVDVFLPVLHGAYGEDGTIQGLFEMADVRYVGPGVLSSSAGMDKEFTKKLMVAEGLPVTPEAILRDRDELTEAEQAELGLPVFVKPARGGSSIGISKVDDWAELPAAVRLARESDPKVIVESMVHGVEVEVGVLEFPDGSLLASEPAQLNGTETSEEGFYGFETKYLDDVVTATIPAELEPAIIQQLKDIALETFRALDCKGLARVDFFVTEDGPVLNEINTLPGFTPISMYPQVFEATGVGYTELLDTMIATALA, encoded by the coding sequence ATCGTCGTGAGCGAAGCAACGAACCGAATCCGTGTGGCCGTCGTCTACGGCGGCCGCAGCCCAGAACATTCCGTCTCCTGCATCTCCGCCGGAGCGATCATGAGCCACCTGGACCCGGACCGCTACGAGGTCATCCCGGTCGGCATCACCCGCGACGGCGTATGGACGGTCGGCGAGTCCGACTACACCGAGTTGGCCGCCAAAGGGCGCGAATTGCCGGAGGTCACGCTTTACGACGAACTCTCGCTCAGCCTCAACCAGCGCAGCGAGATCCACAACACCACCACCGGCACGCTGCACGCGCAGGTCGACGTGTTCCTGCCGGTGCTGCACGGCGCCTACGGCGAGGACGGCACCATCCAGGGGCTCTTTGAGATGGCTGACGTCCGCTACGTCGGCCCCGGCGTGTTGTCCTCGTCCGCCGGCATGGACAAGGAATTCACCAAGAAACTCATGGTCGCCGAAGGCCTGCCGGTCACCCCGGAGGCCATCCTGCGCGACCGCGACGAATTGACCGAGGCGGAGCAGGCGGAGCTGGGGCTGCCCGTGTTCGTCAAGCCCGCCCGCGGCGGCTCGTCGATCGGGATCTCCAAGGTCGACGACTGGGCGGAACTGCCGGCGGCGGTGCGACTGGCGCGGGAATCCGACCCGAAGGTCATCGTCGAGTCCATGGTCCACGGCGTCGAGGTCGAGGTCGGAGTGCTCGAATTCCCGGACGGCTCCCTGCTGGCGTCCGAGCCGGCGCAGCTCAACGGCACCGAAACCTCGGAAGAAGGCTTCTACGGCTTCGAGACGAAGTACCTCGACGACGTGGTCACCGCCACCATCCCGGCGGAGCTGGAGCCCGCGATCATCCAGCAGCTCAAGGACATCGCGCTGGAGACTTTCCGCGCCCTGGACTGCAAGGGCCTGGCGCGCGTGGACTTCTTCGTCACGGAGGACGGTCCTGTGCTCAACGAGATCAACACCCTGCCGGGCTTCACCCCGATCTCGATGTACCCGCAGGTCTTCGAGGCCACCGGCGTCGGCTACACCGAGCTGTTGGACACCATGATCGCCACTGCGTTGGCATAG
- a CDS encoding IclR family transcriptional regulator → MGQYSAESSISGIQVLDRSVAILNAVAEEPVSLNEICEATGLPRATTHRLATALETHRLLARSPEGKWTIGPWLSSFSAPDHARLIDVASPIMAELMQTTGESVQLYQLTGSTRTCVAVQEPASGLHNAVPVGSRLPLSSGSAAKVFLAHASADIQAEILPEASFTGEELEQVGATGLAESLEEREVGLGSLSAPVLDGSGHLVAVLSVSGPSQRLAPSPVDVWGKELAAAAETLSQAI, encoded by the coding sequence ATGGGACAGTATAGCGCAGAATCAAGCATCTCAGGCATTCAAGTTCTGGATCGATCCGTGGCCATCCTCAACGCCGTCGCCGAGGAGCCCGTGAGCCTGAACGAGATCTGCGAGGCCACCGGATTACCGCGCGCCACCACGCACCGCCTGGCCACCGCCTTAGAGACCCACCGCCTCCTGGCGCGCAGCCCCGAGGGAAAGTGGACCATCGGCCCGTGGCTGTCCTCGTTTTCCGCGCCGGACCACGCCCGGCTCATCGACGTCGCCTCGCCGATCATGGCGGAGCTCATGCAGACCACCGGCGAATCCGTCCAGCTCTACCAACTCACCGGCTCCACGCGCACCTGCGTCGCCGTCCAGGAACCGGCCAGCGGCCTGCACAACGCCGTGCCCGTCGGCTCGCGGCTGCCGTTGAGCTCCGGCTCCGCGGCGAAAGTCTTCCTCGCCCACGCCTCCGCGGACATCCAGGCCGAGATCTTGCCCGAGGCCTCCTTCACCGGCGAAGAACTCGAGCAGGTGGGAGCCACCGGTCTGGCCGAATCGCTCGAAGAACGCGAAGTCGGCCTCGGCAGCCTGTCCGCACCGGTGCTCGACGGCTCCGGCCACCTGGTCGCCGTCCTGTCGGTCTCCGGGCCCAGCCAGCGCCTGGCCCCCTCCCCCGTCGACGTCTGGGGCAAAGAACTCGCCGCCGCGGCCGAAACACTGTCCCAGGCCATCTGA
- a CDS encoding uracil-DNA glycosylase, which produces MNDYHDKPLPVHESWQPVLAPVKDRIHRMGDFLRAEGDYLPAGENVLRAFHDPFDEVKVLIVGQDPYPTPGHAMGLSFSTAPGVKPPRSLVNIYKELKDDLGVDPPADGDLTAWSAQGVLLLNRVLTVRPGAAASHRGKGWEEVTECAIRALARRDRPLVAILWGRDAQSAGRFLGDVPRIESPHPSPLSASRGFFGSRPFSRANEALEAQGGQPVSWRLGTD; this is translated from the coding sequence ATGAACGATTACCACGACAAACCGTTGCCCGTGCACGAGTCCTGGCAACCAGTGTTGGCCCCGGTCAAGGACCGGATCCACCGGATGGGCGATTTTCTGCGCGCGGAGGGCGACTACCTGCCCGCCGGGGAGAACGTGCTGCGTGCCTTCCACGACCCCTTCGACGAAGTAAAGGTGCTCATCGTCGGCCAGGATCCGTACCCGACGCCCGGGCACGCGATGGGGCTGAGCTTTTCGACGGCCCCGGGCGTGAAACCGCCGCGCAGCCTGGTCAACATCTACAAGGAACTCAAAGACGACCTCGGCGTCGACCCACCCGCCGACGGGGATCTGACCGCCTGGAGCGCGCAGGGCGTGCTGCTGCTCAACCGGGTGCTCACCGTGCGCCCCGGTGCGGCGGCCTCGCACCGCGGCAAGGGGTGGGAGGAGGTCACCGAGTGCGCGATTCGGGCGTTGGCGCGGCGAGACCGGCCGTTGGTGGCGATTTTGTGGGGCCGCGACGCCCAGTCCGCGGGTCGTTTCCTGGGCGATGTTCCGCGCATTGAGTCGCCGCATCCGTCGCCGTTGTCGGCGTCGCGGGGCTTTTTCGGGTCTCGTCCGTTTTCCCGGGCGAATGAGGCATTGGAGGCGCAGGGCGGGCAGCCGGTGAGTTGGCGGCTGGGAACCGACTAG
- a CDS encoding DUF3515 domain-containing protein yields MIIGLVLAVVLVVGVLIGARIVSDRAGNVPVAMTPLPAPDADSAECTQLIESLPDELVGHDRADITEPAPAGTAAWASSSLERVTLRCGVELPLQYTDYSEPVEIEGTQWLVVEDATPESTMATWYSVNREQVVAVTADEPTLGRADNPVENLGEEIAQLPEYDHDPRPAPLSELEAAGGEAAEICEPLLEEVPEILATDWTLQSVEGDTAVWTNPGQEPVVLRCGVVPPAGYTAGERLTQINDVPWFEDTELVAGSTASVWYALGRATDVAVSTPQAAAQEVLVQFSDVIAEETPEQ; encoded by the coding sequence ATGATCATCGGACTTGTGCTGGCGGTGGTGCTGGTCGTCGGCGTGTTGATCGGTGCGCGGATCGTCTCCGACCGAGCCGGCAACGTGCCCGTCGCCATGACCCCGCTGCCCGCTCCGGACGCCGACTCCGCGGAATGCACGCAGCTGATTGAATCCCTGCCGGACGAACTCGTCGGCCACGACCGCGCCGACATCACCGAACCCGCCCCGGCCGGCACCGCGGCGTGGGCCTCGAGTTCCCTGGAGCGGGTGACGCTGCGCTGCGGTGTGGAGCTGCCGTTGCAGTACACCGACTACTCCGAGCCCGTCGAGATTGAGGGCACCCAGTGGCTCGTCGTCGAGGACGCCACCCCGGAATCGACTATGGCGACCTGGTACTCCGTCAACCGGGAACAGGTCGTGGCCGTCACCGCCGACGAGCCCACCCTGGGCCGCGCCGACAACCCCGTGGAAAACCTCGGCGAAGAGATCGCGCAGCTCCCCGAGTACGACCACGATCCGCGTCCGGCGCCGCTGTCCGAGCTGGAGGCCGCCGGTGGCGAAGCCGCGGAAATCTGCGAACCGCTGCTGGAAGAGGTCCCGGAGATCCTGGCGACCGACTGGACGCTGCAGTCCGTGGAGGGAGACACCGCGGTGTGGACCAACCCCGGCCAGGAGCCGGTGGTGCTGCGCTGCGGCGTCGTCCCGCCTGCGGGCTACACCGCCGGTGAACGTCTGACCCAGATCAACGACGTGCCGTGGTTCGAGGACACCGAGCTGGTCGCCGGGTCGACCGCGTCGGTCTGGTACGCCTTGGGCCGCGCGACCGACGTCGCGGTGAGCACCCCGCAGGCCGCCGCCCAGGAAGTGCTGGTTCAGTTCAGCGACGTCATCGCCGAGGAGACCCCGGAGCAGTAA
- a CDS encoding NUDIX hydrolase, with translation MGKKPVSYEVDKDNGGKLQVTGRYQQVPVDPTEEFKRPTLAAGAVLWRGDLSQPESVEVAVIHRPHYDDWSLAKGKVDPGESLPTAAAREILEETGFEVRLGKLLGKVSYPVAGRTKVVYYWTAQVLAGDFAPNDEVDELRWASIEEAKRLLSYDVDAGVLDKAAKRFALPSTARVLYVRHGRAFQRGQWAGDDDLRPLDKKGRRQAEMLVPMLLPYRPERIFSAEPDRCQATAAPLADELNFDVEVDPLFGDEGWLEDPEACRRRFAEVVEDGGTSVIVSQGTAMPKMLRWLSEHGRLPLPEELKVKKGGVWVLAFADGELTGADYLASALPLK, from the coding sequence ATGGGCAAGAAACCCGTCTCGTACGAGGTGGACAAAGACAACGGTGGCAAGCTGCAGGTGACCGGGCGTTATCAACAGGTCCCGGTGGACCCGACCGAGGAGTTCAAGCGGCCGACGCTGGCGGCGGGCGCGGTGCTGTGGCGCGGCGACCTGTCACAGCCGGAGAGCGTCGAGGTCGCGGTGATCCACCGCCCCCACTACGACGACTGGTCGCTGGCCAAGGGCAAGGTCGACCCGGGCGAATCCTTGCCGACGGCCGCGGCCCGCGAGATCCTGGAGGAGACCGGATTCGAGGTGCGCTTGGGCAAGTTGCTGGGCAAGGTCTCCTACCCCGTCGCCGGGCGCACGAAGGTGGTCTACTACTGGACGGCGCAGGTGCTGGCCGGCGACTTCGCCCCCAACGACGAAGTCGATGAACTGCGCTGGGCCTCCATCGAGGAGGCCAAACGGCTCCTCAGCTACGACGTGGACGCCGGGGTGCTGGATAAGGCGGCGAAGCGCTTCGCGCTGCCGAGCACCGCCCGGGTCCTGTACGTCCGCCACGGCCGCGCTTTCCAACGCGGACAGTGGGCCGGCGACGACGATCTGCGTCCGTTGGACAAGAAGGGCCGCCGCCAGGCGGAGATGCTGGTGCCGATGCTGTTGCCGTACCGGCCGGAGCGGATCTTCTCCGCCGAGCCGGACCGCTGTCAGGCCACGGCCGCCCCGCTGGCCGACGAGCTGAACTTCGACGTCGAGGTCGACCCGCTCTTCGGGGACGAAGGCTGGCTAGAAGACCCGGAGGCGTGCCGGCGGCGCTTCGCTGAGGTCGTCGAGGATGGCGGGACCTCGGTGATCGTCTCGCAGGGCACGGCGATGCCGAAGATGTTGCGGTGGTTGTCCGAGCACGGGCGGCTGCCGCTGCCGGAGGAGCTGAAGGTGAAGAAGGGCGGCGTGTGGGTGCTGGCCTTCGCTGACGGGGAGCTGACCGGCGCGGATTACTTGGCGTCGGCGTTGCCGCTGAAGTAG
- a CDS encoding thiamine-phosphate kinase: MNTQPLDDAGGPTAGELGEHAVIEAIVAAAPSSSNGDDAAVLTHAAPNSQVVATTDMLVEGRHFRRDWSTPEEVGKKAIVQNFADIEAMGARAVAALLAVSVPAETPVSFFERLAAGIESRVAEYSAELVGGDVVSGDQLVISVTAIGSLGGNLPSLRLDRARVGQRVVAHGKIGWSAAGMALLERFGRENVPEDLTEVVAAHCAPYLTPGRGVVARATGATSMTDSSDGLVVDLTTIAARSGVSVDLFAEAIAPGPELVRAGEVLGVDPWQWVLTGGEDHTLVATTANDVPSGFREIGRVGKQSGDPAVTVDGAAPHYHGGWVSF; this comes from the coding sequence GTGAATACACAGCCTCTGGATGATGCGGGCGGCCCCACCGCCGGAGAGCTCGGCGAACACGCCGTCATCGAGGCGATCGTCGCCGCCGCCCCGAGCTCCAGCAACGGCGACGACGCCGCCGTGCTGACCCACGCCGCCCCGAACTCTCAGGTGGTGGCCACCACCGACATGCTCGTCGAAGGCAGGCACTTCCGACGGGACTGGTCCACCCCGGAGGAGGTGGGCAAGAAGGCGATCGTCCAGAACTTCGCCGACATTGAGGCGATGGGCGCCCGCGCCGTCGCGGCGCTGCTGGCGGTCTCGGTCCCGGCGGAGACCCCGGTGTCCTTCTTCGAGCGGTTGGCCGCGGGCATCGAGTCTCGGGTGGCGGAGTACTCGGCGGAGCTGGTGGGCGGGGACGTCGTCAGCGGAGATCAGCTGGTGATCTCGGTGACGGCGATCGGCTCCCTGGGCGGCAACCTGCCGTCGTTACGCTTGGATCGCGCGCGGGTGGGGCAGCGGGTCGTCGCGCACGGCAAGATCGGCTGGTCCGCCGCCGGCATGGCGTTGCTGGAGCGCTTCGGCCGCGAGAACGTTCCCGAGGACCTCACGGAGGTGGTCGCCGCCCATTGCGCGCCGTACCTCACCCCGGGGCGCGGGGTCGTCGCGCGCGCGACGGGGGCCACCAGCATGACGGACAGCTCCGACGGGCTGGTCGTCGACCTGACCACCATCGCCGCCCGCTCCGGCGTCAGCGTCGACCTCTTCGCCGAGGCGATCGCCCCGGGGCCGGAACTGGTCCGCGCCGGTGAGGTGCTCGGCGTCGACCCCTGGCAGTGGGTGCTCACCGGGGGAGAAGACCATACGCTGGTCGCCACGACGGCCAACGACGTGCCCTCCGGATTCCGGGAGATCGGGCGCGTCGGCAAGCAGTCCGGCGACCCCGCGGTGACCGTCGACGGGGCCGCACCGCACTACCACGGAGGATGGGTGAGTTTTTGA